The genomic DNA ACAAgcagcaggtgaaaataataagtagccatggtaacaaactcaggtgcataaacaggaactaccgtattttccgcaccataagccgcacctaaaaaccacaatttttctcaaaagcagacagtgcggctaataacccggtgcgccttatatatggattaatattaatatttattttcataaagtttaggtcttgcaactacggtaaacagccgccatctgttttccccgtaaaagaggaagcgcttcttcttctacagtaAGCAAACGctcccatagaagaggaagcgcttcttcttctactgtaagcaaccgccaaggtgagcacccgcccccgtagaagaagaagcgtgcggatattacgtttaatttcatttgtgtgtttccgtaaagaccacaaaatgtctcctactaagagacacgcgtacaaggttccactgacttttgatattcatgtgaaccgcactgtggatacaacgggagcatgtacggtgaatattcgcaccacagggaatgagaagtcgtcctactgtggttctagcttgccatgctaacggccagaaacttccacccaccgtgatattcaaaaggaagaccttgccaaaagagaactttccagccggcgtcatcataaaagctaactcgaagggatggatggatgaagaaaagatgagcgagtggttgatagacgtttacgcgaagagaccgggtgacttttttcacacagcgccgttcctgttgatctatgactgcatgcgcgtccacatcatcgatggtgtcaaaaaacaagtgaagcacaccgaagaagaagaattcgagggatttgtggatgagtaataacttcagaaagtgagctttaaatgtttattttgtgtgttgtgtgacattaacgttcgagcaacgttgagttattgctGTTGCTATTacgctgcactattttgagtgttactatttttgtgattgcacatttgcacattacattttgggagtgaacagagttgttagaacgctggtttgtaatatattattaaagtttgactgacctatctgactgtttttttgacattccctttagcgtagcgtaggtgcggctaataacacggggcggctaataggtaaacaaagttttgaaatatgccattcattgaaggtgcggcttacaacacggggcgccttatggtgcggaaaatacggtaaatgagtccaaaactaacagaacataactaaaaaaaccatgatctagaccacagatcatgacagagccccccttaaggacagatcacagatgtaaaaaaaaaaaggacaaaaaccaagcagggtcaaaagtcacgggaggtcggagggaggacttggcggtgggtcgccaggccaagtgtccccgaatccaccgaggacaagtcaagtggcggcggcgagtggaacgctgctgcagcaggcgaggcaggcgacccgggaacggccacatccgttgccgacggggaggtgggtgcacttggcgaggcggacgaccagggagcggccacatccgtggtcgacggggaggtgggctcTTCGGCGGCGGCGTCGTGGCAGGCTTGGAAGCAGCGGACAAGTCAGGCGTGAAagcagcagcagacgagtcaggcatggtgcaggaacaggaactggagCCAGCCGTGGTGCCGGAACAGGAACTggtgccagccgtggtgcaggaacaggaacaggaacaggtgccagccgtggtgcaggaacaggaacaggtgccagccgtggtgcaggaagAGGAACTGGTGCCAGCCGTGGTGTaggaacaggaactggtgccAGCTGAGGTGCAGAAACAGGAACTGGTGCCAGCCaaggtgcaggaacaggaactggtgccagccgaggtgcaggaacaggaactggtgcACGTCGAGGTGCAGGAACAGAAACTGGTGCCCGCCAAGGTGCAGGAACAGgagctagccgaggagcaggaacaggatttagccgaggagcaggaacaggagcagatgctagccgaggagcaggaacaggaactggaTTTGGAACAGCAGGTTCAGATGCTGGAGAggatggcgtctgcaggcccaccggagatgatggtggcatcTGCAGGCCCACCCGAGATGATTTCCAGTTCTTTGttgtaggatcttctgtaacatgtccatatcaatacttggtatggtctgtgttcttggtgtgggtaccattgagatgatgtaaaagtcacaaagctacattgataccaagtactgcatcaatgtcaatacttatcaagatcttctattttcctcaccaccaagacttttgcttcctccggcgtcccatttagtttgatgaagatcttacagtccgttacccaggtttgttgaatcttgctttgccttttaagttgtcgtgcaATCCTTGCGATATCAGCATTTTTCTTTCTCAAGTGTTCATTCATGAAAACATCTGTACCTTTCAGTTTGCGTCCTTGCTTCAATAGTGCCATTTTCTTTTTCCTGTTTGtgaatctcatgatgacagctggtggtctctggttcctcatggacagtgggtgacaagcctcgaagtgctccaggtccatctctatccccctgctctggagataggaagccacctgctgctccaccgactgtgtCTCCTGTTCGTTGGGCTCCCCGCTGTCCGCGGCCACCGCACGCGCGTAGGAGTGCGGCTTGATCTTGATgccggtgatgaccacatcattcatgcgggagtattgctccagctcgtccactcgccgctccaggtccacaatgcaccggtctttttccacgttctggaggcgtagTTGTTTCACCTTCTCCTGTAGCCCCAGAAGCTGCTCCTTCTGCGTTCTGACCGCAATCACGTCGCTGCACAGGGAGTGGAGTGTGAGCTTCATCTCCTCGAACTCCTCCGATGTCGGGCTTTTCCTTGGTGGAGGCATTCTGATGGTCTATATGCCGAAgcatccagcaacagaagaaATCCACACCTCTGTATCTCAGGCTGCTAATGCTAGCCGGCTTCGGTGTGCTAGCCCGCAGCACTGATCGACACAAACTgcaaagtgtcacggcacagtgacacaATGAAGCCAAAAAAGTACATAAAAGTACAGAAAAGATGTGCTGGTTTTGCACAAAGTGATCGTTAAACTCGACAATCAGACGCGCGCGAactacgtggaccccgacttaaacaagttgaaaaacttatttgggtgttaccatttagtggtcaattgtacggaatatgtactgaactgtgcaatctactaataaaagtttcaatcaatcaatcaatccaaacaGGAAGTGATATATAGTTTAGTCAATATCCTGCATTTATTGGAACGTTATACAATGTTTGACACTTTCAACTactgtacatatttttttattgtatttataatcTAGACCGAAAAACACttgtatttaattgtgcatataaTAACGTTTGTTATCTAAACtcacattttgtttttgtattgtgatgattatagtttttattttatctttaatttcttTTAATTTCCTCTAAATAATTTTGAATTGTCTTGTGTTCTAATTGTTCTCTGTAAATAAACTTGCCCTTGCCTCGCCTATAATCTCTTTATTTTCATTAAATTGACCTATGTGGGAATACTTTTGTGATAATTTAcaacaaatatatgtatgtatcgagACATTATGGTTTTTTCTTTTATCATTGCATAAGCTATCTATGTATTGTCTCTATTATTTTCTCTCCCTATCATAAAATGGAAATGTTTTaacacaaaacataaataaaaaatactgagATATGGAGACAGTGTAGTatcaaataagatctgcttctaccTACttcacattttaaacacatttaatcaTTACCATTGATAAATCATTTACAATAAATGTAAGATTTCGTAAATGTTTATACTTTCTGCACTTTAATAAACTATCCTGACTTGAGTCAAAATGATACCTTCTTCTATGCAGCGACTCTAAtacatacttgtcaaccctcccgaattttccgggagactcccgaatttcagtgcctctcccgaaaatctcctgggacaaccattctcctgaatttctcccgtaTTCCAGCTGGACaacaaggcacgccccctccaggtccatgcagacctgagtgaggacagctttttgtcacgtccgctttttctccatataaacagcgtgaaaCTTTGCTGGACTCGATCTCTTCTGGGACTTGGAGGTAGGTGTATAGCCCGCGTCAAATCATTGAGAGGTTTGGTGATGACGAGTACCCCTTTATGAACCTCCGGTAATATCCAGCAAATCCTAGGAACGACTTGAGCTCCTTCAAAGTTCTTGGAATTGGCCAGGTTTTTAAAGCAAGGATTTTGTCCGGATCGGTCTCGACTCCCTTCTCCGAAACTATGTGTCCCAAGTACCCGACAGACTTCTggaaaaatttacatttttctgGAGAGAGCTTCAGACCATATTCTTTTAGACGATGCAATACCCGCAGCAGCCTCCGCTCATGTTCTTCCAGCAAATCCGAAAACACGATGAGATTGTCGAGGAAAACCAGAACTTCCTTTAAATGGAGATCCCCCATGCTTTTCTCCATTAACCACTGAAATGTGGATGGAGCGTTTGTTACCCCTTGGGGCATTCGGTTGAACTCCCAAAATCCGATGGGCGTCACAAAAGCTGTCTTAGCTTTGTCTTCTTCGTTCATCTCGATCTGGTAATATCCAGATTTCAAATCAAGAACGCTGAACCATTTTGAACCGGTCAAAGCAGAAAGAGACTCCTCCAGATTTGGCAAAGGGTAGGCGTCTTTAACCGTTTGAAGGTTCAGCTTCCTGTAGTCGATGCACAAACGTATGTCCCCGTTCTTCTTACGGACCACGACGATTGGTGACGAAAATGGCGACTCTGATTCGCGAATGACACCAGCCTCCAGCAGGTCTCTGAGATGTTGTCGGACGGCCTCGATGTCATGGGGGTGAATGGGTCTGGCTCTGTGTTTGAATGGATTTTCGTCATCCAGCTTTATGTGATGTTTCACCTTGTTCGTGCGTCCAAAGTCCAGTTCACTGAGTGCGAAAACGTCCGGGATCTGATGGAGTTTCTCCGTGATTTTTGCCTTCCACTCCGGTGGAATAAGTGACTCTCCAAAATTCAGCTTCAGATTGATGCAAGGACTTTCAGATGGTGAACAGCTTGTTGACACGCTGTGCGACAAGATTTGCGGTGACACGGCAAGTTCTGCGATGGTGGAGAGAGGTGGGATGGTCACATCCTGGTCCTACTCGTTACTCAGGATGACCGGAATCTTCTTGTGGGATTGGCTTGGGAGCATAATCAAATAATTTTTGACACACAGCCCTCCTGGCTAGCTCGCCACTTTATGTAACCTGTATGTTACTCTAATAAAGCACTGTACAAGtactaaataaaacagtgaatgaTATGATTGGGCTAGATAAGAAGAAACTAAACTCGGCTCTAGGAATGGAGAGTAATAAAGACTGAACACAGGTTTTAGGTTTAAGTGGTACCAAATTATATTAAagaataataggaaaaataaacaaacaaacattaacatgtaAATTCAAATGGCCATTCACATATTCCATAATTCATAGAacatacaatatttacaatatcaATTTACTTGATTCACCCCTTGTTTTTCTACCAACGATGGTATAAGCACAACACGATATCAAAGTTCATTAAACGGCCCGCAAAGTCCACGTTGTGGTGGCAGTGTCCAGAGGGGTTTTAGTGAAGGGACGGGGGAAAGGTGAATGTTCAGGAGGACCGCAATGAACACGTTGCGTTGTggtaaaaaagaaggaaaaacagAGGGCGGCTGCTAAGGAGCCTCCTACCCGCCCGGGGCTCGGTTGGGTGGATCCAGTTCAGTTGGTTCGGTTCCAGGCATAACGCTTCAGACTCTAGTTCAGGGCTTCTAAGCTCGCCATCCAACCTGGCCAATTCCGCAGATAATCACGCTCAAACACTGTCTCGCGACGACCCACAGCTCCGGTAGTCGGCTCCTGCAGCAACATCACACAGCGTGTCCCTCTCGCTCTCCCACTTCCGGGTTTTATGCTCAGCCCACTTCCGGGTTCTATGCTAATCTGATAGGTCACGTGACCGCGTGACGTAATGACGCACGTAAGGACAGCTTAGAcgacaaaaataaatagaaaggaTATTTAATGTGGTTTTGTCACCCGggttacagatatatatatatacatgaaatacttgaatttcagggaattatagctataaatatactcctccccattAATCCCGccaccctccccccccccccccccccccccccacctcaacacaACAACCCCCCCACTCactcccccaatctcccgaattcggaggtctcaaggttggcaagtataatgACATGATCAATATTGATCACTATTGACATGATGACTATTAACATTCTGATCAACGTTTCTACATTTTCTAACCTCTAGTCCCCAGTACAGGGGTCAGTGTGGTTGCAAATTACCAGGAAAACAACCTTATTCTTAGAAGAAAATGCACAATTGGTCATAAGTTTGCATCACACGTTAAAAATGAAAGTCTTTGGAGGATTACTAAGTAAAAGAGGAGAACGCCTTCTAAACTTGGAGGCCAATCGCAGGCAGTCTTCATCCTGTGGGTCATCCTTATAAGGTGGACGACTTCTTACTCTTCTCAGCATTGACTGCTCACAACAAGTTCCATCAACATCACCGTGAAGACTTGGAGGAGCTTGTTGACATGACAGCATCTTTTGATGGAGGACTTGATGAGATCAGGGTGAACAATTTTCATAACATTTGACTATTTTTATGTTTGGTGTCATGGATGCTGacttcaatggaacatttataaCTCTTGGTGGCTTTGTAGAAATGGACAAGTATAGATATATGTACTTTGTCATCTTGTTGACATTATATATTCTCATCCTCTGCACTAACTGCACCATTATATGTCTAATCTGGATCCACAGGAACCTTCATGAGCCTATGTACATTTTCATTGCAGCTTTGTCACTCAACTCTCTTTTGTTTAGCACTGCTCTCTACCCCAAACTTTTCTTCGATGTTTTATCCAAAAAACAGATCATTGTTCATTCTGCTTGTATGTTTCAATATTTTCTCTATTATTCTTTTGGTGTTTCAGACTTCTTACTGCTGTCAGCCATGTCTTATGACAGGTATGTGTCTATCTGTAAACCTCTGCATTATCCAACTATCATGGGAAAAAGAACTGTTATAGTCCTCTTGACTTTGGCCTGGCTTCTACCTGCATGTGTGGATGTGCCGTTAACTATATTTATTTCTAAACAAAAACTCTGTGACTTTACAACAATAGGTATTTTATGTAACAACACAATTCTTAAGCTTCACTGTGTAAAATCAACATTTGTTACCCTTTATGGTTTGTTTGTAATGATGAGTTTTGCTGTTGTTCCTGTGATGTTCATCCTTTTTACGtacataaaaatatttataataacatatcACAGTTGTGCAGAAGTCAGGAAAAAAGCGGCAGAGACATGTTTACCTCACCTGATGGTTTTATTCATCTTCTCTTGTTTGTGTCTGTTTGATGTCATCATCGCTCGATTGGAGTCAGATCTTCCAAAAATTGTACGTTTAATAATGACCGTACAAATACTTGTGTATAATCCTCTGTTTAATCCAATCATTTATGGAGTGAAAATGAAGGAAATCTGGAAACACATCAAGGGATTGTTTTATCAACTGGTGAACTAAAAAAAATGATCCCACTTGTtcgctacttggatgagaggggaaacgtcttctaagacaaaccaaacagtccagttgtgatcgtttgaatgccctgagaacacAATGACCCGGGTGAATCATAAATCCTTAGATATAGCATTGAAGTCTTTATTTTCCCAAGTGATCCTTTAAGAAAAGTAATTTACATTATCATATGGTGATTATAAGATGTGTAAATGGAAGAAAAAGGAAGCAAGGAGCCATGCTGTCTGATGTCATTTTATATCaataattgtattgctttatcaatattaatatcaatcaatATTATATGTACTTATTTACTTTTAATGCATCTATAATTCAGGCTGAAAACACtcctatttaattgtgcatatgacaactgaaagtatgttATCAACACTCACATTTTTATCTTAATTGTGATTATTTTATATGAtgattatatttttcattttatttgttgCCTTCTTGTTATTTTttctaaagcactttgaattgccttgttaagaattgtgttttataaataaacttgcccttGCCTTGCCTCTAATCTCATTTCCCCCCATTAAATTGACCTATGTGGGCATGCTTTTTTGGTAATTGTCTACAAATATATTTATGCATTGtatctattattttttttacctttaccaCTGCATAAGCAATACATGTATTGTCACacattctcaattattttctcgcCCTATCATAAAATGGTAATGTTTTAACACAACGAGTAAAGACAGTGAAGGATTAAATCAGATCTGCTTCTACCTACTTCTTCATATTCAATTCTGTTTATATAAATATGAGTTGTGCTTTAACGTAACTTTTGTAAAGCACATTTTAAACAAATTAAACCATTATCATTGATAAatcatttaaaataaatgtaatattttgtaaCTGTTTATATCTTCTGCACCTTAAACTATACTGACATGAACTTTTGTGTTTGTATGCAATCAACATGGAGTC from Entelurus aequoreus isolate RoL-2023_Sb linkage group LG10, RoL_Eaeq_v1.1, whole genome shotgun sequence includes the following:
- the LOC133659186 gene encoding olfactory receptor 10J4-like — its product is MFGVMDADFNGTFITLGGFVEMDKYRYMYFVILLTLYILILCTNCTIICLIWIHRNLHEPMYIFIAALSLNSLLFSTALYPKLFFDVLSKKQIIVHSACMFQYFLYYSFGVSDFLLLSAMSYDRYVSICKPLHYPTIMGKRTVIVLLTLAWLLPACVDVPLTIFISKQKLCDFTTIGILCNNTILKLHCVKSTFVTLYGLFVMMSFAVVPVMFILFTYIKIFIITYHSCAEVRKKAAETCLPHLMVLFIFSCLCLFDVIIARLESDLPKIVRLIMTVQILVYNPLFNPIIYGVKMKEIWKHIKGLFYQLVN